One Cynocephalus volans isolate mCynVol1 chromosome 7, mCynVol1.pri, whole genome shotgun sequence genomic region harbors:
- the CLDN10 gene encoding claudin-10 isoform X3 translates to MASTASEIIAFMVSISGWVLVSSTLPTDYWKVSSIDGTVITTATFWANLWKTCVTDSTGVSNCKDFPSMLALDGYIQACRGLMIAAVSLGFFGSIFALFGMKCTKVGGSDKAKAKIACLAGIVFILSGLCSMTGCSLYANKITKEFFDPFFVEQKYELGAALFIGWAGASLCIIGGVIFCFSISDNNKAPRMGYPYNGAASVMSSRTKYGGEGDFKTTNPSKQFDKNAYV, encoded by the exons ATGGCGAGCACGGCGTCGGAGATCATCGCCTTCATGGTCTCCATCTCGGGCTGGGTGCTGGTGTCCTCCACGCTGCCCACCGACTACTGGAAGGTGTCCTCCATCGACGGCACGGTCATCACCACCGCCACCTTTTGGGCCAACCTGTGGAAGACGTGCGTTACCGACTCCACCGGAGTCTCCAACTGCAAGGACTTTCCCTCCATGCTGGCGCTGGACG GTTATATCCAGGCATGCAGAGGACTTATGATTGCTGCTGTCAGCCTGggcttttttggttccatatttgCACTCTTTGGAATGAAGTGTACCAAAGTCGGAGGCTCAGATAAAGCCAAAGCTAAAATTGCCTGTTTGGCTGGGATTGTATTCATACTGTCAG GGTTGTGTTCAATGACTGGCTGTTCCCTGTATGCAAACAAAATCACAAAGGAATTCTTTGATCCTTTCTTTGTTGAGCAAAA GTATGAATTAGGAGCTGCTCTGTTTATTGGATGGGCAGGAGCCTCACTCTGCATaattggtggtgtcatattttgcTTTTCAATATCTGACAACAACAAAGCACCCAG AATGGGATACCCATACAATGGTGCCGCATCTGTCATGTCTTCTCGGACAAAGTATGGCGGAGAGGGAGATTTTAAAACCACAAACCCTTCAAAACAGTTTGATAAAAATGCTTATGTCTAA